A part of Variovorax sp. HW608 genomic DNA contains:
- a CDS encoding DUF3883 domain-containing protein, whose amino-acid sequence MDKEVDPAVLGVINEKRLMGEKRTPVEIIARMGVFDAREKAADLAWLATGDNLNVIATLWAELVNVGAGGRWFYLESLNPQVRIGGGARSAQQAQRAKDRLGLLKRAHDADRGVRVVLQTNRVPVLEMESDKSARVSVRVPDDEEWHIAEWDADRQIALLVRGARGWMPGDADLQAARARAAMPEPAPEADALAGPASPEELHAAAMEHLTKHFAGYGYKAENVTAQGLGWDIEVSDKKGKTLLKIAVKGTKSGMPAFQLTSAERACAKAGDPWRLAVVSDAPGPAAQHKLYRGSEVDSAPGLLPS is encoded by the coding sequence ATGGACAAGGAAGTCGATCCCGCCGTGCTCGGGGTCATCAATGAAAAGCGCCTCATGGGCGAAAAGCGCACGCCGGTCGAAATCATCGCCAGGATGGGCGTGTTCGATGCGCGCGAAAAGGCCGCCGACCTCGCCTGGCTGGCCACCGGCGACAACCTCAACGTCATCGCCACGCTCTGGGCGGAACTCGTGAACGTCGGCGCCGGCGGGCGCTGGTTCTATCTCGAATCGCTGAACCCGCAGGTCCGCATCGGCGGCGGCGCCCGCAGCGCCCAGCAGGCGCAGCGCGCCAAGGACCGGCTCGGCCTGCTCAAGCGCGCGCATGACGCGGACCGGGGCGTGCGCGTCGTGCTGCAGACCAACCGGGTGCCGGTGCTCGAGATGGAGTCCGACAAGTCGGCCCGGGTGTCGGTCCGCGTGCCGGACGACGAGGAATGGCACATCGCCGAGTGGGATGCAGACCGGCAGATCGCGCTGCTGGTGCGCGGCGCACGCGGCTGGATGCCGGGCGACGCCGACCTGCAGGCCGCGCGCGCCCGCGCCGCCATGCCCGAGCCGGCGCCCGAAGCGGACGCACTCGCCGGCCCCGCATCGCCCGAAGAACTGCACGCGGCCGCGATGGAGCATTTGACCAAGCACTTCGCAGGCTACGGCTACAAGGCCGAGAACGTCACGGCCCAGGGGCTGGGCTGGGACATCGAGGTCTCGGACAAGAAGGGCAAGACGCTGCTGAAGATCGCGGTCAAGGGCACGAAGTCGGGCATGCCCGCCTTCCAGCTCACGAGCGCGGAACGCGCCTGCGCCAAGGCGGGCGATCCGTGGCGCCTC